Proteins encoded by one window of Candidatus Zixiibacteriota bacterium:
- the bamA gene encoding outer membrane protein assembly factor BamA yields MLSLSAHAQNTAEQFRVVDIQVEGNRVATRSLILGVASLEVGAVLSVTDVSESIRRLYALGIFRDVRIEAEEVTGGIRIFIIVEELPKLAGLAFEGNKKLKDDKLRKEIGLGVGGYISPYLIEKSRAKIFDLFAAEGYFRAKIEPELIYGADSVEAVLQFNIRERDKVKVEQVVVTGSRRVEAGDLVGRMRNRKRGLLRTSDFAQDKYDEDLQKVIDEYHKRGFIDAYLINDSLAIDTARNRMTIYLDVYEGPRYYFGETSFKGNERLSADHLAKLLKHKAGQVFDSEKYDASLGEVASGYYDIGHLHVEIFDERSTRSDSLIDITYDITEGLPSNINLVKIVGNYKTKDRVIRRELSTLPGQVFDRTALIRSIRDVMALNFFDKVEPRPVNLPSGDVDLVYEVAEKQTGQVSAGAGYNSQDKVVGTFGMGIPNFRGLGQNLSFNVSLGKSYNSFSVSFTEPWMFGYPTSFGASAFSLNRRWYGDYTEGRAGGSLRLGRRLRWPDNYFRVYASYALERTRYYDFDATFAASNSYQSRYYYNNPETISPADSLMAARTYGPYPGSILEYEDWQTASRVSLTLLRDSRNLPEFATKGSILSYTLELTGGLLGGYWEYTKHDFEAAKFIPLMWGWALAAKAQYGVVTAPAGDARIMISDRFTPGGTAYDGIVRGYDDGSLTPDSAITTDTIFYYSNENAVIGVDPPDGRYFPLDTTRVRGKYMFVANVEVQIPIAARQLYGLLFFDAGNSWLYRRDIDLLNDLYKSVGFGFRIIVPGIGTLGFDFGYPLDDVEGEPRSWKPHFQIGTTFR; encoded by the coding sequence GTGCTGAGCCTGTCGGCTCACGCCCAGAATACCGCGGAGCAGTTTCGGGTGGTCGATATCCAGGTTGAGGGCAACCGGGTGGCGACCCGGTCGCTCATCCTGGGCGTCGCCTCTCTTGAGGTTGGCGCGGTTCTTTCGGTCACCGACGTCTCCGAGTCGATCCGCCGCCTCTACGCCCTCGGCATCTTCCGCGATGTCCGCATCGAGGCCGAGGAGGTGACCGGCGGCATCCGGATTTTCATCATTGTCGAAGAACTCCCCAAGCTGGCCGGGTTGGCATTCGAGGGGAACAAGAAGCTCAAGGACGACAAACTCCGCAAGGAGATCGGCCTGGGCGTGGGCGGCTACATTTCCCCCTACCTGATCGAGAAGAGCCGGGCGAAGATTTTCGACCTGTTCGCCGCCGAGGGATATTTCCGGGCCAAGATCGAGCCGGAGTTGATCTACGGCGCCGATTCCGTCGAGGCGGTCCTGCAGTTCAACATTCGCGAGCGCGACAAGGTCAAAGTCGAGCAGGTCGTGGTCACGGGCAGCCGGCGGGTGGAGGCCGGCGACCTGGTCGGCAGGATGCGCAACCGCAAGCGCGGTCTCCTGCGCACCTCCGACTTCGCCCAGGACAAGTACGACGAGGACCTGCAGAAAGTCATCGACGAATACCACAAGCGCGGTTTCATCGACGCCTACCTCATCAACGATTCGCTGGCGATCGACACGGCCCGCAACCGGATGACCATCTACCTCGACGTCTACGAAGGCCCCCGTTACTATTTCGGCGAGACGTCGTTCAAGGGAAACGAGAGGCTCTCGGCGGACCATCTCGCGAAGCTGCTGAAGCACAAAGCGGGGCAGGTGTTCGACTCCGAGAAGTACGACGCCTCGCTCGGGGAGGTGGCCTCCGGCTACTACGATATCGGCCACCTCCACGTGGAGATTTTCGACGAGCGGTCGACCCGGTCCGACTCGCTCATCGATATCACCTACGACATCACCGAGGGGCTCCCCTCCAACATCAACCTCGTGAAGATCGTCGGGAACTACAAAACCAAGGACCGGGTGATCCGGCGGGAGCTGTCGACGCTGCCGGGCCAGGTGTTTGACCGGACGGCGCTGATCCGGTCGATCCGCGACGTCATGGCGCTGAACTTTTTTGACAAAGTCGAGCCGCGCCCGGTGAACCTCCCCAGCGGCGACGTCGACCTGGTGTACGAAGTGGCCGAAAAGCAGACCGGGCAGGTGTCGGCCGGCGCCGGGTACAACAGCCAGGACAAGGTGGTCGGCACGTTCGGCATGGGCATCCCGAATTTCCGGGGGCTCGGCCAGAACCTGTCTTTCAACGTCAGTCTCGGCAAATCGTACAACTCCTTCTCGGTCTCGTTCACCGAGCCGTGGATGTTCGGCTATCCGACCTCGTTCGGAGCCAGCGCCTTCTCTCTCAACCGCCGCTGGTACGGCGACTACACCGAGGGGCGGGCGGGCGGCTCGCTCCGCCTGGGGCGACGGCTGCGCTGGCCGGACAACTATTTCCGCGTCTACGCCTCCTATGCCCTGGAGCGGACGCGCTACTACGATTTCGACGCGACCTTTGCAGCCTCCAATTCCTACCAATCGCGGTACTACTACAACAACCCGGAGACCATCTCGCCGGCGGATTCCCTCATGGCCGCCCGGACCTATGGGCCGTACCCGGGTTCCATTCTCGAGTACGAAGACTGGCAGACGGCATCGCGGGTGTCGCTGACGCTTCTGCGCGACTCGCGCAACCTTCCGGAATTCGCCACCAAGGGTTCCATCCTCTCGTACACGCTCGAGTTGACCGGGGGGCTCCTCGGCGGCTACTGGGAGTACACGAAGCACGACTTCGAGGCGGCCAAGTTCATCCCGCTCATGTGGGGCTGGGCGCTCGCCGCCAAGGCGCAGTACGGGGTTGTGACGGCCCCGGCTGGCGACGCCCGCATCATGATCTCCGACCGCTTCACGCCCGGCGGCACCGCCTACGACGGCATCGTCCGCGGCTACGACGACGGCAGCCTGACGCCCGACTCGGCCATCACCACCGACACGATCTTCTACTACAGCAATGAAAACGCGGTCATCGGGGTCGATCCGCCCGACGGCAGGTATTTTCCGCTGGACACCACCCGGGTCCGCGGCAAGTACATGTTCGTGGCCAACGTCGAAGTGCAGATACCCATCGCCGCCCGGCAGCTCTACGGCCTGCTGTTTTTCGACGCCGGCAACTCCTGGCTCTACCGCCGCGACATCGATCTGCTCAATGACCTGTATAAGAGCGTGGGATTCGGCTTCCGCATCATCGTCCCGGGCATCGGCACGTTAGGGTTTGACTTCGGGTACCCGCTTGACGATGTTGAAGGCGAACCGAGAAGCTGGAAGCCCCATTTCCAGATCGGAACAACATTCAGATAA
- a CDS encoding OmpH family outer membrane protein: MRVTKAASVLSAVLALTVILSGAAAAQTLKIGFVRDDRIYAEYTEWQRAQETWETDRKAWDDEASAKEQELQELTADYEKQRLILSDEKKREREAAIRAKREGLDAYTKQIYGPGGTAEQREAQLIEPLLTKIRQAMEAVATENSYDVIFTLQGIGYIKEEYDVTDKVLAALNEME, encoded by the coding sequence ATGCGAGTAACAAAAGCTGCATCAGTTCTGTCCGCCGTCCTGGCGCTCACAGTCATCCTGTCCGGGGCGGCCGCCGCCCAGACCCTGAAGATCGGTTTCGTGCGCGACGACCGCATCTACGCCGAATACACCGAGTGGCAGCGCGCCCAGGAAACCTGGGAGACCGACCGGAAAGCGTGGGACGACGAAGCCAGCGCCAAAGAGCAGGAACTTCAGGAGCTCACCGCCGACTACGAGAAACAGCGCCTGATCCTCTCCGACGAGAAGAAGCGGGAGCGCGAGGCGGCTATTCGGGCCAAGCGCGAGGGTCTCGACGCCTACACCAAGCAGATCTATGGTCCGGGCGGCACCGCGGAACAGCGGGAGGCCCAGCTGATCGAGCCGCTGTTGACCAAGATCCGCCAGGCCATGGAGGCGGTGGCCACCGAGAACAGCTACGACGTCATATTCACCCTCCAGGGGATCGGCTACATCAAGGAGGAGTACGACGTCACGGACAAGGTGCTGGCGGCCCTGAACGAAATGGAGTAA